The following proteins are encoded in a genomic region of Dioscorea cayenensis subsp. rotundata cultivar TDr96_F1 chromosome 8, TDr96_F1_v2_PseudoChromosome.rev07_lg8_w22 25.fasta, whole genome shotgun sequence:
- the LOC120267895 gene encoding uncharacterized protein LOC120267895 has product MGCVSSKILMRTGSSKETSHSFPKGSNRLEELLASKSGGDQFLALLCTVNTVAKKLKTSSLPNIAQTAPIEITNSISIKIQDTANDDKCQHESDEQANSKSIEAQERCSDTYEAINIESMDSSIDKIEYQKFRGDLHAKSIRTVEEFDAMVERIQLKEVGKDEECDNISSEKGWKRKAMGKELANIEVSSFEFSRIGSLREWLIVGNQVISPESYVTPKFGSFGVPLSENVDNMSKEPMFHPEIVSQLEEDMEKLNVEEDHILKQIVEDG; this is encoded by the coding sequence ATGGGTTGCGTTTCTTCGAAGATTTTAATGAGAACAGGGAGTTCCAAAGAAACAAGTCATAGCTTTCCGAAAGGATCAAATAGATTAGAAGAACTACTTGCTTCGAAAAGTGGTGGTGATCAATTCCTAGCTCTTCTATGCACTGTAAATACTGTTGCAAAGAAACTCAAaacttcttcccttcccaacaTTGCTCAAACTGCACCAATTGAGATCACAAACTCAATCAGCATCAAAATTCAAGATACTgccaatgatgataagtgtcaGCATGAGTCAGATGAACAAGCAAACTCTAAAAGTATCGAAGCTCAAGAGCGTTGTAGCGATACATATGAGGCGATTAATATTGAAAGCATGGATTCCTCTATAGATAAAATTGAGTATCAGAAATTCCGAGGAGACTTGCATGCGAAAAGCATTCGTACTGTCGAAGAATTTGACGCAATGGTGGAACGAATTCAGTTAAAGGAGGTAGGAAAAGATGAGGAATGTGATAATATTAGTAGTGAAAAAGGGTGGAAAAGAAAGGCAATGGGAAAAGAATTAGCAAACATTGAGGTATCATCATTTGAATTCTCAAGGATTGGGAGTCTTAGAGAGTGGCTAATTGTTGGAAATCAAGTGATTTCTCCTGAATCCTATGTGACACCAAAATTCGGCAGTTTTGGAGTACCATTGTCTGAAAATGTAGATAATATGAGTAAAGAACCAATGTTTCATCCGGAGATTGTTTCACAATTAGAAGAAGACATGGAGAAGCTCAATGTTGAGGAGGATCATATCCTCAAGCAAATTGTAGAAGATGGATAG